One region of Armigeres subalbatus isolate Guangzhou_Male chromosome 3, GZ_Asu_2, whole genome shotgun sequence genomic DNA includes:
- the LOC134224642 gene encoding POC1 centriolar protein homolog isoform X1 translates to MSSDPVLLRHLKGHRSRVTGISFNPDGGRFVSGSTDNTAIVWNVNEQVRCMRFEAHTDVVNDISWSPDGRIVASASKDRTVKIWVPSLMGNCDEFRAHTSNIRSVDFDSKGKKLITASDDKSIKLWKVSRKHFVSSFTGHTNWVRCARFSPDDKLIASCGDDRTLKLFDPHSGQCVHSFLDQKGAGNKVAWHPDGTLVAIALDNARVKIFDIKIRKLIQYYRIFAGSINSLDFHPSGNYLITGSDDGAVKIIDLLEGRHIYTLTGHTGPVTAVKFSANGQVFATGSEDRHIMLWKVNFNGESSENSLYSSECSDLQQNKSHPRLTMPASKKLSYEDSQGTDEDEDVRFGNNKENHPDTSILVDARKTDNFHVTDVHEEIVIRLCQKPHVRCLSESCLNPSTGGKGYDSSKHSTNFEKHVIRKMGLIESAVSSLERRVSLLEDVVLNRS, encoded by the exons ATGTCATCCGATCCAGTGCTGCTCCGCCACCTCAAAGGGCACCGAAGTCGAGTAACGGGAATTTCATTCAATCCGGACGGTGGTCGTTTTGTATCCGGTTCCACCGATAATACGGCCATAGTGTGGAACGTCAACGAACAGGTACGGTGCATGCGTTTTGAGGCCCACACAGACGTGGTCAATGATATCAGCTGGTCGCCGGATGGGCGTATCGTGGCTTCAGCCTCCAAAGATCGAACGGTCAAAATCTGGGTGCCATCGTTGATGGGCAACTGCGACGAGTTCCGAGCGCATACCTCCAACATCCGGTCGGTTGATTTCGATTCAAAAGGAAAGAAGTTGATAACGGCCTCCGATGATAAGTCGATTAAGCTGTGGAAGGTATCGCGGAAGCACTTTGTTTCGTCTTTCACCGGGCACACCAATTGGGTACGATGTGCGAGATTTAGTCCTGATGATAAATTGATAGCCTCGTGTGGCGACGATCGGACGTTGAAACTGTTTGATCCGCATTCCGGGCAGTGTGTGCACAGCTTCTTAGACCAGAAAGGCGCCGGCAATAAAGTGGCTTGGCATCCGGATGGCACGCTGGTGGCTATTGCTTTGGATAACGCCAGGGTCAAGATTTTCGATATCAAGATTCGGAAGCTGATTCAATATTACAGGATTTTTGCGGGTTCCATCAACTCACTGGATTTTCATCCATCGGGAAACTATCTGATCACCGGTAGTGATGATGGTGCTGTGAAGATTATCGATTTGCTAGAAGGGAGGCACATTTATACGTTGACGGGACATACCGGACCAGTAACGGCGGTGAAATTCTCTGCAAACGGACAGGTGTTTGCCACCGGGAGCGAGGATCGTCAT attatgCTCTGGAAAGTAAACTTCAACGGAGAATCCTCGGAGAATTCACTTTACTCTTCGGAGTGTAGTGATCTACAGCAAAATAAGTCGCATCCTCGACTCACGATGCCGGCGAGCAAAAAGCTAAGTTATGAAGATTCCCAGGGAACGGACGAAGATGAGGATGTCCGGTTCGGTAACAATAAGGAAAACCATCCGGACACGAGCATACTGGTGGACGCCAGAAAAACGGACAACTTCCACGTTACGGATGTACACGAG GAAATTGTAATAAGACTGTGTCAGAAGCCTCACGTTCGTtgtctgtcggaatcctgtttgAACCCGTCCACAGGCGGCAAGGGATACGACTCAAGCAAACATAGTACCAACTTTGAAAAGCATGTTATCCGGAAGATGGGACTAATCGAAAGTGCAGTTTCAAGTCTCGAACGGCGGGTTTCGCTTCTCGAAGATGTTGTGCTTAACCGAAGTTGA
- the LOC134224642 gene encoding POC1 centriolar protein homolog A isoform X2, translated as MSSDPVLLRHLKGHRSRVTGISFNPDGGRFVSGSTDNTAIVWNVNEQVRCMRFEAHTDVVNDISWSPDGRIVASASKDRTVKIWVPSLMGNCDEFRAHTSNIRSVDFDSKGKKLITASDDKSIKLWKVSRKHFVSSFTGHTNWVRCARFSPDDKLIASCGDDRTLKLFDPHSGQCVHSFLDQKGAGNKVAWHPDGTLVAIALDNARVKIFDIKIRKLIQYYRIFAGSINSLDFHPSGNYLITGSDDGAVKIIDLLEGRHIYTLTGHTGPVTAVKFSANGQVFATGSEDRHIMLWKVNFNGESSENSLYSSECSDLQQNKSHPRLTMPASKKLSYEDSQGTDEDEDVRFGNNKENHPDTSILVDARKTDNFHVTDVHEVSE; from the exons ATGTCATCCGATCCAGTGCTGCTCCGCCACCTCAAAGGGCACCGAAGTCGAGTAACGGGAATTTCATTCAATCCGGACGGTGGTCGTTTTGTATCCGGTTCCACCGATAATACGGCCATAGTGTGGAACGTCAACGAACAGGTACGGTGCATGCGTTTTGAGGCCCACACAGACGTGGTCAATGATATCAGCTGGTCGCCGGATGGGCGTATCGTGGCTTCAGCCTCCAAAGATCGAACGGTCAAAATCTGGGTGCCATCGTTGATGGGCAACTGCGACGAGTTCCGAGCGCATACCTCCAACATCCGGTCGGTTGATTTCGATTCAAAAGGAAAGAAGTTGATAACGGCCTCCGATGATAAGTCGATTAAGCTGTGGAAGGTATCGCGGAAGCACTTTGTTTCGTCTTTCACCGGGCACACCAATTGGGTACGATGTGCGAGATTTAGTCCTGATGATAAATTGATAGCCTCGTGTGGCGACGATCGGACGTTGAAACTGTTTGATCCGCATTCCGGGCAGTGTGTGCACAGCTTCTTAGACCAGAAAGGCGCCGGCAATAAAGTGGCTTGGCATCCGGATGGCACGCTGGTGGCTATTGCTTTGGATAACGCCAGGGTCAAGATTTTCGATATCAAGATTCGGAAGCTGATTCAATATTACAGGATTTTTGCGGGTTCCATCAACTCACTGGATTTTCATCCATCGGGAAACTATCTGATCACCGGTAGTGATGATGGTGCTGTGAAGATTATCGATTTGCTAGAAGGGAGGCACATTTATACGTTGACGGGACATACCGGACCAGTAACGGCGGTGAAATTCTCTGCAAACGGACAGGTGTTTGCCACCGGGAGCGAGGATCGTCAT attatgCTCTGGAAAGTAAACTTCAACGGAGAATCCTCGGAGAATTCACTTTACTCTTCGGAGTGTAGTGATCTACAGCAAAATAAGTCGCATCCTCGACTCACGATGCCGGCGAGCAAAAAGCTAAGTTATGAAGATTCCCAGGGAACGGACGAAGATGAGGATGTCCGGTTCGGTAACAATAAGGAAAACCATCCGGACACGAGCATACTGGTGGACGCCAGAAAAACGGACAACTTCCACGTTACGGATGTACACGAGGTTAGCGagtag
- the LOC134224643 gene encoding copper transport protein ATOX1, whose translation MATPTHEFNVEMSCTGCSGAVERVLSKLKEKVKRVEVDLINKKVFVTSSLSSDELLETIKKTGKETNYVGLKA comes from the exons ATGGCAACA CCGACGCACGAATTTAATGTGGAAATGTCCTGCACCGGTTGCTCTGGTGCGGTGGAACGGGTCCTCAGTAAGCTAAAAG AAAAGGTCAAAAGGGTTGAGGTCGATTTGATAAACAAGAAGGTGTTCGTAACGTCTTCACTGTCTTCGGACGAACTGTTGGAGACTATCAAGAAGACAGGCAAAGAAACAAACTACGTTGGACTGAAAGCATAG